The Acidobacteriota bacterium genome contains the following window.
TCCCTGTGACGAGTGCGCCGCTATCTCTCTCACTACCTCGGCTGGCTTGCCAGCCGTAGCTCGCGATGCGGTCCGCCTGCGCCCATTGGGCTTCGGCGGACAGCCTCCACTCACTGCGCGGGCGGAGGCTGGTGGCCGAACAGCCGGCCGCATGCGCAGGTTTTGAAACCGTCTCCAGTAACCCGGGTCACCGCCCGGAAATCCTCGCGACCACTTCCTCGCTCACGGTCTGCGGCGCCTGCTCATATCGCTCGAAGTGCATCGAGTAGGTCGCTCGTCCCTGCGTTCGCGAACGCAGGTCGGTCGCATAGCCGAACATTTCCGACAGCGGCACGCGAGCGCGGACAATCTGCGTCCCGCCGCGCGCTTCCATCGCCTGAATCTTGCCGCGGCGGCTGTTGATATCGCCCATGACGTCGCCCATGTACTCTTCGGGCACCACGACTTCGACGCGCATCACGGGCTCGAGCAGAACAGGATTGGCCCGCTTCGCGGCGTCCTTGAACGCCATCGAACCCGCAATCTTGAACGCCATCTCGGACGAATCGACGTCGTGGTACGACCCGTCGTACAGCTCCACGCCCACATCATCGACCGGGTAGCCGGCGAGTACGCCGCCGGTCATCGCCTCGCGGATGCCTTCCTCGATCGGCTTGATGTACTCGCGCGGAATCGTGCCACCCGAGATCACGTTCTCGAACTCGAACCCCTCGCCAGGCTTGCGCGGCACCAGGCGGATCTTCGCGTGGCCGTACTGCCCGTGGCCGCCCGTCTGGCGGATGTAGCGCCCTTCGCCCTGGGCGGCCATCGTGAGCGTTTCCTTGTAGGCGACCTGGGGCCGTCCCACACTCGCCTCGACGTTGAATTCGCGCTTCAACCGGTCGACGATGATTTCCAGGTGCAGTTCGCCCATCCCGGCGATGATCACCTGCCCGGTTTCCTGGTCGGTCCGCACGCGGAAGGTGGGATCCTCAGCCTGCAGCTTGCCAAGTCCCATACCGAGCTTTTCCTGATCGGCTTTCGTCTTGGGCTCGATCGCCAGGGAAATCACCGGTTCGGGAAAATCCATCGCCTCGAGCAGAACAGGCCGCTTCTCGTCGCAGATGGTGTCGCCCGTGGTCACGCTCCGCAATCCCACGGCCGCGGCGATATCGCCCGCGTAGACTTCCTTGATTTCCTCACGCTTGTTGGCGTGCATCTTCAGGAGACGGCCAATGCGTTCGGTCTTGCCCTTGGTCGTGTTGTAGACGGAACCGCCCGACTGCAGGACGCCCGAGTAGACCCGGATGAAGGCGAGCTGTCCGACAAACGGGTCGGTCATGATCTTGAACGCCAGCGCGGCAAACGGCGCCTTGTCGTCGGCGGGCCGCTCGGTCTGCTCCTCGCCCTTGTCTGGCACCAGCCCAATCATGGGCGGAATGTCGAGCGGCGACGGCAGGTAGTCGACCACGGCATCGAGCAGCGGCTGCACGCCCTTGTTCTTGAAGGCGGATCCGCAGATGACGGGGACAAACGGCGCCTTCTCGTTGCGCACCGATTCGATCGTGCGTTTGCGCAGGACCGCCTTGATTTCGTCCTCGGTGATCTCAATGCCGTGCAGGTACTTCTCGAGGATGGCGTCGTTGACTTCGCTGACCTTCTCGATCAGGTGCTCCCGGTACTCGTGCGCCAGCGCCTGATGCTCGGCCGGAATGTCCTCGACGACGTAGTCGGCCCCGAGCGTCTCGTCCATGTAGCGGATCGCCTTCATCCGCACGAGGTCGATGACACCCGTAAAGTTCGATTCGGCGCCAATCGGCAACTGGATGGCGACCGGGTTGGCGCCCAGTTTCTTCCGAATTTGCGACAGCGTCTCGGCGAAGTCCGCGCCGACGCGGTCCATCTTGTTGACGAAGCAGATCCGCGGCACGCGGTACTTGTCGGCCTGGCGCCACACCGTCTCCGACTGCGGCTCGACACCAGACACCGCGTCGAACACCGCGACCGCGCCATCCAGCACCCGCAGCGAGCGCTCGACCTCGGCCGTGAAGTCCACGTGGCCGGGCGTGTCGATGATGTTGATCCGGTTGTCCCGCCACATACACGTCGTGGCGGCGGACGTAATCGTGATGCCCCGCTCCTGCTCCTGCTCCATCCAGTCCATCACCGCGGTGCCATCGTGCACCTCTCCCAGCTTGTAGGTGATGCCTGTGTAAAACAGGATGCGTTCGGTCGTCGTGGTCTTCCCGGCATCAATGTGGGCCATGATGCCGATGTTCCGCGTCCGATCGAGTGATACGAGCCGAGGCATGGGTTTCGGTGCTTCCTGTCGCTACCAGCGATAATGGGCGAAGGCCTTGTTGGCCTCGGCCATGCGGTGCGTGTCTTCTTTCTTCTTCACGGCGCCGCCACGCAGATTCGCGGCATCCATGAACTCGTTGGCCAACTTCTCGTGCATCGTCTTGCCGTCGCCGCGGGTCCGCGAGTAGAGCACGAGCCAGCGGATGCTCAGCGAGAGCCGCCGGGTCGGGTTCACCTCGATGGGCACCTGGTAGTTCGATCCGCCCACGCGGCGCGACTTGACCTCGAGCGCCGGCTTGACGTTGTCGACGGCCTTCTTGAAGACCTTGACGGGATCGTCGCCGGTCTTCTCCTTGATGATGTCGAAGGCGCGGTACAGGATGGACTCGGCCGTGCTGCGCTTGCCTTCCTTCATCACCGTGTTGATGAACTTGGTGACCAGCGTACTCCCGTACACCGGATCGGGCAGCACTTCGCGCTTGGCAATTTCTCGTCTGCGTGGCATAGCTTCGGTCCTACTGCTTCGGCCGCTTGGCGCCGTACGTGGAACGACCCTGCTTGCGCCCCTGCACACCCACTGCGTCGAGCGTGCCGCGAATCACGTGATAACGAACGCCGGGAAGGTCCTTGACGCGTCCCCCTCGGATGAGCACCAGCGAATGCTCCTGGAGGTTGTGGCCGACGCCGGGGATATAGGTGGTCACCTCGATCCCATTCGTCAACCGCACGCGCGCGACCTTGCGAAGGGCCGAATTCGGCTTCTTCGGCGTCTGCGTGAAGACGCGCACACACACACCCCGCTTCTGGGGGTTGTCCTGCAGCGCGGGACTCTTCGTCTTGAAGACGATTTGATCGCGCCCTTTACGAACGAGCTGACTGATGGTCGGCACGGCTGCTCCGTACAATACCTACGCAACCGACGGGAACACTCCCTGCCACAAGACCGGCACGGTGTCCACCGTCACATCCACTTCAACTCCGGGCCGGGTGGCGATCACGAACGACGCCCGACCGAACCCTGGAGTCCCTCTGGCCTAGAAGCGCCTACAGACGCTTGGCGCCGGAGGGCGACAAACCCTATGACTTGTGTTTTCTCGCCGAGGAGCGGAATAATCCGCGGTGCCTTCTAGGCGGCGGACGCTAGATAGGGTTTCCTAACGTCCGAAGAACCTATGAAAGATAGCACGGCCGGGTTTCTCGACGCAAGCTGTTCCAGGGGAGCCCGAGAGAACGAGCAGGTGACGCGTGGTCTCATTCGCCGCAAAAAGCCATCCCGGGCGGGTCCGGGCGGGAAACGAAGATGCCTTGATCGCCGACGCCGGCCTGGCGCTGTTCGCCGTCGCAGACGGACTGGGGGGGCATCAAGGGGGCGAGGTCGCGTCCAAGATCACGGTCGACACCATCACCGAGTTCGTCATCAGTTCTCGTCACGACTCGACGATCACCTGGCCGTACGGGTTCAATCCTGACATCTCATTCGAAGGCAATCAGTTGCGGAATGCCGTCCTGTTGGCAAACCGGCAGATTCGGCACGGTGCCGAGCGGGAACCTGCGCACGCAGGGATGGGTTCCACCGTGATTGCGGTGGCGGTTGTTGAGGGCCGGGCGTCGTTTGTCGCGGTCGGCGACAGCAGGCTCTACCGCTGGCGCCAGGGCACGCTGACCCAGTTGTCGGAAGACGATACCTGGGTCGCCGCCATGGTGCGGGCCGGTGCCGCGGCCGAGTCGGTCCGGCACCACCAGCTGCGCCATATGCTCACCAAGGCGCTCGGGTCGGTCGCCGGCCTCGAGGCACGCGCACACGACGTCCCGCTCGACGTCGGCGATCTCCTGCTGCTCTGCAGCGATGGGCTCTACGGACCGCTCGGCGACGACGGCATCGCGCGCGTGTTCGGGGCGCCAGCGGCCGATTTGGAGGCGACAGCATCGGCCCTGGTCGACGCCGCCAACGCGGCGGGCGGACCCGACAACGTCACCGTCGTTCTCGTCCGCCCCGGCATCTGACAGGACATGCGGTGGTGTAGGGGCAACCCCCGTGGTTGCCCCACGTGATTCGGGCGGGCACAGGGGCCCGCCCCTGATTGCACCGCCGGCGCCACCAGCGACGCGCCCGGCTGGTGAGGCCGTGCTTCGCATCGGCTTTGACGGCCCGGCCTATCCGGTCTCACTGTTCTCAGGCAGCATCACGAACCTGGATCGTCCCAGCGCAACCCACGCACAGCAGCAGTTCAAAGGACGCCGGCGGACGCGTCGAATTGAACGTGAGCGTGGCCACATCCGAGGCGGGGAACCCGTCAGTCGTGGCGCCTGTCCACGTGGTCGGTAACTGCATCTGCGTCGACATGCCTGCCTCGATCAGCCGATTGCGAAGCCGGCCGGCGATGATGTTGGCGAATTCCGCGGCGGTGGCCTTGACGTCGCTTTCGTCAACCTCTTCGGGCGTGACGCCAATCAGTTGTGCGGTGATCGCGGCGGCCGACACGTCGTCCGCCCGAAACAGCACGGCAAACGACGCGGTACCCGGGGCCACCAGATCCAATCGCGCGTGCAAGCCGCGACCCGGCCAGGGACAACGCGGCGTCCCCCCCGGCGGAACCAGCGCCACTTCAGAGGACAACATCAACCCAAACAACTGCTCGGTCGCGCAGACGGCGTCGCGTTCCAAACTCGCCCGAAACGACGGCATGCCCGCCAGCGGCGTGTCGACGCCTGTCACGGCTCGTTCGAACGCGGCGAGGAACACCTCGGGCACGTACGTCCAGTCGACCATCGCATCGACCAGGTCTGGTGACGGACTGCCCTGAGCGCCGGCCTTGCGACGGCACGCCACGACTCTCGCCCGGGAGAGTGGTGGCACGGTCTTCATCTTCGAGATGAACAACTCGGCCGGCGGCAGGCCAATCTGCTCGCCCATCAACACCACGTCGACGACCGGAGCCGCCTGTCCCAGCATCAGCTGGAGCGCGCCCGCTCCCGAATCGGTCTCCACGACCTTGAAGTGTTGCGCCAGCACATTCACGAGGAAGTGGCGGCGGTCCGGATCGTGCTCGACCACCAGCACGCGTTGACCGTGCTCGGCCGCCCGCAGGGTGGGACTCGGAGCCGCGGATTGAGTCAGGCGACTGATAATGTGCGACAGGCGATCGGACAGCCGATCCTGGCTGAGCGGCTTCGAGAGGTAGTCGGCAATGCCCATCTCGACCAACCGCCGCACGATGCCCTCGCTCTTCTCACTGGTGAGGACCACGACGGGAAGCCCCGCGTGTAAGGGCGACGCGCGAATGGCTTCGAGCGTCTCGAGACCATCCATGACGGGCATATTGATGTCGAGGATCGCCAGATCAAAACGGCGCCGCCCGATCTCGGCCAAAGCCTCAAGACCGTTCTGAGCCTCCGCGATGTCGGTCTGCTGGAGCCCGGCGAGCGCGCGCCGGAGCATCATACGAATCGTGGTGCTGTCGTCGACGAGGAGAATCTTCATACCGGCCGCTCCGGGACATCACGCCTTTTCGGTAATCGGCACCCAGCCCGGCAGCATGAATCTTCAGGCACTTTAGCGTTTAGCGTCGATTGAGTAAAAGGCGTCGACGGCGCTGAGGTACCGTTGAGTCTCGGGGAACGGTTCCCGTTCGCCGCGGAGTACCTGGTCGGCATGGGCGGGTCCGGCGTTGTAGGCGATCAGCGCCGATCGCACACTGCCGTAGTTGCTCAGCAGGCCTGCCAGATACGCGATCCCGCCGCGCAGGTTCTCGATCGGGTCACGAGGATTCACCCTGAGCATCGCGGCTGTCGCGGGCATCAACTGCATCAATCCGACGGCGCCTTTGTTCGACACGATTGCCGGCTGCCAGTTGGATTCCTGCCGGATGATGGCGGCGACCAGTTGATAATCGACCCCGTACGCCAGCGAGTAGTAGCGGGTCCACCAGTCAATGACAGCCGAGCTCGGAGACAGCATGCGGAGGGCTGGAGTCGCCCCGACGGCCAGCAATCCCGGCCTGATCGGAACAGGAAAACCCGGAGCCTGCAGCGCGCTTTGGACTGGCACCAACGCGGAGGCTGGTCGGAATACCGCAGGTCGTGTACGTGGAAGTGGCAGGGTGGCCAACTCGCCGGCGTTCCACAGACCGCTTCTCGCCGATGCGTGTCCGCCGGCCACGAGGACGGGGCCGGCGGCGACATCCGATGTCGATGGCGTGGACGACAGCGGCCGCGGCGGCAGGCAGGCAAGCCTGCGCGCCGCGTCTGAATCGATATCGGATCGAGAGACACGCCCGGTCACCATACGGGCGATGTCATCCAGCGAGTAGCCCAACAGCCCAAGCCTGTATGCCGCCCGGTCTCGGGACACAGAGCCCGCGTCGCAGGCGACCGTCACCACCTGCTTCCCGTGGAGCGCAGCCACATACTCGGCGCGCGTCTCGGCATCCGCCTCGGCCGCCACTTCCGCACCGAGCACAGCTGTGGCCGCCCGCGCGAACTCGCGCCAGCGCTTGTCGGACTCCGACAAATCGCCCGACGCGAGGTCAGCCACTGTGGATCGAGCCAGCAGCAGACGAACACCGTCCAGCGCCGACAGCGAGCAGGTTCCGGAAGGCGGACCTCCGGCCAGCGCGATGGCCGGCACGACGAGCGCCACGAGGCTCGAAAAGACGATTCTCACGCTCAGGCAGTCCTCCCTCATACGGGACAGACCCTGTCCCTGGCTATCTCCGGTAGCAGGTCTTGTGCCTGCCCCGTCGTGAGGACACACCTGGAGCAACGGCTGACCAATTGCAGGACAAACGGCCAAAACTCGCGCGGTGTCACGGTTGTTCGACCTCCCGCAACATGCGCCGACTGTCGGTGGTCCGACACCAGGCATCCTCGACCACATCGGTGGCGATTGCGGGTCGGCCCGACATGGCGCCCCAGTGAGGCCACCCTGGAGGACGCATCCTCATCAGGTCGGCATATGATATGGCGGGATTGCTGCTTCGAGCTGCGGCGCCCGAGGCTTGGGTCAGCAGCGCAGCACATCATCACATGTTCAATGGAACGGGATTGGACAATGCGCAGATCGTGGTGCGGCAGATTCGCTCGTCTGGCAGGCCTCGCCCTCGCCGCTGGAGTTTGCCTGGCGCCCGCGCTCGTGGCCCAGTCGGCAGCGCGCGCGCCCGCACAGTCGCCCCAGTCGCCTTCGCGAGAGTCGCTCCTTGCGCAGGCGGTCAAGGCGGAATCCGAGTTCAGGTTTGATCTCGCGACCGATCGTCTCTACGCTCTGCTGATCGAACAGCCAGGCACGCCCGATGCGCTGACCGCCAGACTCAGGCTGGCACGTCTGCTGGCGCTTACCGGTGACCTGCAACCCGCCATTCTCGAATGTCAGCTGCTGCGCGACGAAGTCGGGCCCGAGAATCCGTTGAGGCAGCAGGCGGTGGAGATGGCGACCACGCTTGGACGGAGACTCAGGGCCGCAGCTTCACCAAGTGCCGTCTACTTTCCAACGTTCGAACCGTGGCCCTCGCGCGGCATCCAGAACATCGATGAACCAAGGACGATCATCTTCGAGGGCGAGGGAAAGTTCGTCCTCCTCGACGAGGGCGCCGGACGCGTCTACCGGGTGGGCCAGGACACCGGGGCGCAAGCGGCCGCGCCTCAGGAGCCGACGGCAGCCACGGTGCTCCCCGACGGCAACATCCTCGTCTTCGGCAACACCGGTCTGGCCACCGTGCCGGCCTCTCGGCCGGTGCAACTGACCGGCACCCAGGGCGGAAAAGCCCGGCCATTCCGGAAAGTACGGTCGATGGCCGCGCTGTCGAACGGCGATCTGCTCGTGATCGACAGGGATTACGACGGCCTGATCCGCTGCCAGTACCCGGCCGGCAGCTGTGCGCCAGCCGGCGCGGTCGGCAAGCAGCGGGTCGTCAAAGTGGGCGCGTCGGACTGGAGCTACCTCCTGGATGAGCGAGGACAGGCGCTGCGGATCCTCGACGCCAATCAACGCCAGATTGCCGCGTTCGGGCCGATGATCGGCACCGTGAAGCTCGAACGTGTGGAAGACATTGCGGTGGATACCGTGCACGGTCTCTACCTGCTGGATCGCGACCTGAAACGCGTGTCGGTCATCAATCTCCGCGCCACACCCGATGGCAAGATCAGCGCGGTCGTGGTGGGCTCGTTCCTGATCCCACAGGAGGGCGAACGCGGGCTGAAGAACCCGTGGGCGATTGGTGCCGCGCCGGGCGGTTCACTGGTTCTTGCCGGGAAGGGCGCTGCCCGCATCATGAGGCTCCGATGAAATCGCGTCTTGTATTGATCGCGTGTGCGGTTTGTCTCGTGCTGGTCGGGACGGCCGACCAGATGCGGGCAAGTGGATTGGGCCAGCCGCCGCCGACGCAACCACCACCGACGCAGCCACCGCCGCAGCAGCCACCGCCTGTGACGGCCGGACAGGCGGCCGCGATCGAACCATTCCAGACGCGGGTTGAACGCGCCGGACAACTGCTCAACGCGGACCCGCGAGCGGCCCTCGAATCGCTCGATCATCTGGCGGTCGAGTCGGTGGAACTCCGGAAGACGCGGCCGCTCACGTCGGTCGAACGCCCGGTTCATCGGCAGTTGTTCATCTTCAGGGCTCGCGGACACATGCAGTCGATGAACAACGAGAAGGTCGAGGACAGTTATCGAGAACTGCTTCGCGTCGATCCGTTTTTCAATGTGACGCTTCCGCCCCGTGAACAGGAGACGCTCGACGGCTTGAAAACGCGCGAGGGCGGATTGCTCGAAGTCAGCTCGCGCGTGCGCGATTGTCGCATCCTGCTCGACGGCATCGATGTCGGCGTTACGGGCGAGACCCCGGTTCGCGTGTCGCTCATCGCGGGTTCCTACCAGTTGCGCCTCGAGAAGCCGGCTCATCAGGCGGCTGGCATACGCGTGACCATCGTGGCCGCGCAGACCGCAGCGGTGACCGACCTGGCGCCGAAAGCGCAGGTTCCCCCCATCGTCTTCCTGACCGACCGGCAGGGCATCAGCGTCATTGTCGACAATGTGCCCGCGGGCGAGACGATCCGGCTGTCGGACCTCAAGAACACGCTCTCGCCCGAAGAAGGCGGCGCCCTTGATCAGGCCGTCGCCGTGGCGAAGTTCGACGCGGCCACCTCGGCGGGAATCCTGGTTCGCGACGCCCCGGTCGATCGGTCCTTCAATGTCCGCTTCCGCGGCGAGTGTTTCGTCGAGGAAACCCGGCCCGTCGCCGTGACCGCCGATTCGCTGGCCGGGATCGCCCCGGGCACTCCCCTGCTCTGGTTCGGCGAATCGAATGCGATCCGCATGCGGCCTGATGTGGGCACCATGCGCGTGACGTCGATCCCGACCGACGCCGATGTGTACCTCGATGGGAAGATGGCCGGGCGCACACCGTTCGAGCGCAGCGTCTGCTCGGGTGAACATCGTGTTCGAGTGCGGCATGCGATAGGGTCGTACAACGTCACGGCGGTGATCATCAGGGGACGCACAGAGGTCCTCGACGTCACCCTCAAGACGGGACTGGGATTCCTCGGCGCCGTCGAAACGGTGCAGAATGTGCTGCGGCCGGCGGCCGATCTGACCAGCACGGTCGACCGGACGCTGGCCTCGACGATCAGGAGTTTCCGCCTCGCCGCGCCGATTGACATCCCGCCCGAGGTCCAACGCTGGACCGACGCGCAGACGGTCGAACTGGTCACCGCCGCCGACCGGGGGGATGCCGATGCGGTCAAGAAACTGCTGAAGCAGGCCAGGGACAACTACGACGCCCCGTTGCTGCTGGCCGCCGTCGCGCGTGGTGCGGCCGACAGCGCCGACGCGCCGCTCGACTTCCTGTTGTTCTGGCACGACCACGCCGGTGCTGACCGCATTCGGCTCACCACCATCACGACCGACACGCTCGTTTCCGTCTTCGAGCACATTGATCGTCCGGCAGACCCCTGGCAGCTGGTCTATCGAAACGACCTGGGCATGCGTGTCGCCGATACGCTGTTGCCGGACGCGCCGCTGCTGATCGTATCGGTTGAGGCCGGGAGCCCCGCGGCGCTCGCCGGCATCAAGGCGGGCGACGGCGTTCTCGCGATTGACGGTACGCCGATGACGGCCTCGCAACTGTCCGATCACATCCGGCAGAAGAAGCCCGGCGAGGTCCTCAATCTCCGGCTCCCGGACCCGACATCTGGATCACCGCCCCGCCAACTGGCCGTGCCTGTACAACGCCGCCCGCAGCGCGCACCGGTGTTCGAACCAGCGTCGTTCGGCAACAGCATCGTCGCCAAGCTGCAGGCCGCGTCGGCCGTGGCGACGAGCGCCGTTGATCGCGACTTGTCGAACTTCAATCTCGCGCTGGTGCACATGCGCTTCCGCGAGTGGCGGCAGGCACTCGAGTTACTGACTGGTCTCGGTCAGGTGCCCAATGGCGTGGGCGTCAGTCCCGGCGCGGCGCTGTACTTCCGTGCGCGATGCCACGAGGAACTCGGCGAGCGCGACCGTGCGATGACGCTGTTTCGGGAGGCTGCGGCCAACGACAGCCAAGTGCTGGCCGACGATGGGGCGTCGGTGGGCGCCATTGTGAAGTTGCGCCTCTCCGGCCTCGGCGAGGCCCCGAGGCCGGCTGTCATCAAGTAACCCAAAAGAAGAATCGGCGACAACTGCGAAGCAGCTGCCGCCGATCATACTCTCCAAAATTGCGCCCCGCCCGCCATAGCTCGCAGTCGACTACGCGCGAGCGACGGCGGGGCGCCTCGTCTTCCTACTCTTCCGAATCGCGCGCCAGGCCAACCGCGATGTCCGATTCGGCCATATATTCCATCTCTCGCTCGAGCTCGAGTTCCTCTTCGCTTGGCGGAGGCGGTGGCGGCGGCTCATCGGCCGGAATCCGCACGTTCTTGTAGTACTCGAAGCCCGTGCCCGCCGGGATGAGCCGGCCCATGGTCACGTTCTCCTTGAGGCCGCGCAGGAAGTCGATCTTCCCGGAGATGGACGCCTCGGTCAGCACGCGGGTCGTTTCCTGGAACGACGCGGCCGAGATGAACGACTCGGTCGACAGCGACGCCTTGGTGATGCCGAGCAGGACCGGCCGGCCCTTCGCCGGCATCTTGCTCTCGCGGATCACGCGCTCGTTCTCCTCGCGGAACCGGAACTTGTCGACCACGTCCTCGATCAGGAACTCGGTATCGCCGACTTCCTCGATCTTCACCCACCGCATCATCTGGCGGGTGATCGTCTCGATGTGCTTGTCGTTGATCGTGACGCCCTGCAGGCGGTAGACCTCCTGGATCTCGTTGACCAGGTACTTCTGCAGTTCCTTTTCCCCGAGGACCGCCAGGATGTCGTGCGGGTTGCGCGGGCCGTCCATCAGGGGATCGCCGGCGCGGACGCGTTCGCCTTCCTGCACGGCCACGTGCACGCCGCGCGGGATCTCGTACTCGGCCGCCTCGGAGGAGCTGTCGTCGGGCGCGATGAGCACCTTGCGGCGCCCCTTCACGATGCCGCCGAACTTGACAATCCCGTCGATCGCGCTCATCACGGCCGGATCGCGCGGCTTCCGGGCTTCGAACAGTTCGACGACGCGCGGCAGACCGCCCGTGATGTCCTTGGTCTTGGTGGTCTCACGCGGGATCTTCGCCAGCACGTCGCCAGCCACCACGTCTTCTCCGTCACGCACCATGAGATGCGCCCGCGACGGCATGTGGTAGCGGCGGGTTGTCCCGTCCTTCATCTTGACTTCGATGGTCGGCTGCTTCTTCTCGTCCGGCGAGTCGACGATGATGAGCCGCGAGAGGCCCGTGACCTCGTCGACTTCCTCGTGCACCGTCTGGCCTTCGATGATGTCCTTGAACCGGATCAGACCGCTGCCGTCGGTCAGGATCGACACCGTGTAGGGATCCCACTCGGCGAGCACCGTGCCGGATTCGACGTGCTCCCCTTCCTGAACCTTCAGGCGGGCGCCGTACACCAGCTGGTGGCGTTCGCGGTCGCGGCCCTTCTCATCCTGGATGACCACCGACCCGCTGCGGTTCATCACGACGAGATTGATGCTGCCGTCCGCGAGCGGCCGGCCCACCACGGCCTGCAGGCCGTGGTACCGCGCGGTCCCGCCATGCCCCGATTCGAGCGTCGACTGTTCGGCGACGCGCGACGCCGTGCCGCCGATGTGGAACGTCCGCATCGTCAACTGCGTGCCGGGCTCGCCGATCGACTGGGCGGCGATGACGCCCACCGCCTGCCCGAGTTCCACCAGGCGCCCGGTCGCCAGGTCGCGGCCGTAGCACTTCGCGCACACGCCGCGGCGCGATTCGCACGTCAGCACCGAGCGGATCTTGACGCGCTCGATGCCCGCGTCCTGGATCGCCGACGCCAGTTCCTCGGTGATTTCCTGGCTGGCATCGGTAATCGTCTCGTCGCTGAACGGATCGGCCACCCGTTCGAGTGTCACGCGGCCCATGATCCGGTCGCGGAGCGGCTCGATCGTTTCGCCGCCTTCGACAATCGCCTGCGCCTCGATGCCGTCCAGCGTGCCGCAGTCCAGTTCGGAGATGATCACGTCCTGCGCCACATCAACCAGTCGGCGCGTCAGGTAGCCGGAATCCGCCGTCTTCAGCGCCGTGTCGGCCAGCCCCTTGCGCGCGCCGTGCGTGGAAATGAAGTACTGCAGCACGGTGAGGCCTTCACGGAAGTTCGACGTGATCGGCGTCTCGATGATCTCGCCCGACGGCTTGGCCATCAGACCGCGCATGCCGGCCAACTGCCGGATCTGCTGCTTGCTGCCGCGGGCGCCGGAGTCGGCCATGACGTAGACAGGATTGAAGTTCTTCCCTTCCTTGTCCATCGCCTGCATGCTGCTGAACATCTTGTCGGCAATGCGCTCGGTGACGTCCGACCAGATGGCGATGACCTTGTTGTAGCGCTCGCCGTTGGTGATCGCGCCTTCGAGGTACTGCTGCTCGACCCGGATGACTTCCTGGCGGGCCGACTCGACCAACGCTGGCTTTTCGGCGGGCACGATCAGATCGTCGATGCCGATCGACAGGCCCGACTTGGTCGCGTACAGGAAGCCCAGATCCTTCAAGCTGTCGAGCATCTCGACGGTCTTCTCGAGGCCGAACTTCAGGTAGCACGACTGCACGACCTGCTGCAGGCCCTTCTTCTTGAGGAGTCCGTTGACGTAGGGCATCTCCTTCGGCAGCGCATCGTTCAGGATGACGCGGCCGACGGTCGTGTTGATGATCTTGCCTTTCACCGTCTGCACCTCGGTGTGCAGCACGTCCTGGTCGTCGCGTGACGCGGTCAGATCCTGCAGGTCGCCCGTGTGGCGCAGGCGGATCGGCGTCAGCGTCTCGACCTCGCCGGCCTCG
Protein-coding sequences here:
- a CDS encoding lytic transglycosylase domain-containing protein, translating into MRIVFSSLVALVVPAIALAGGPPSGTCSLSALDGVRLLLARSTVADLASGDLSESDKRWREFARAATAVLGAEVAAEADAETRAEYVAALHGKQVVTVACDAGSVSRDRAAYRLGLLGYSLDDIARMVTGRVSRSDIDSDAARRLACLPPRPLSSTPSTSDVAAGPVLVAGGHASARSGLWNAGELATLPLPRTRPAVFRPASALVPVQSALQAPGFPVPIRPGLLAVGATPALRMLSPSSAVIDWWTRYYSLAYGVDYQLVAAIIRQESNWQPAIVSNKGAVGLMQLMPATAAMLRVNPRDPIENLRGGIAYLAGLLSNYGSVRSALIAYNAGPAHADQVLRGEREPFPETQRYLSAVDAFYSIDAKR
- the rpsG gene encoding 30S ribosomal protein S7, translated to MPRRREIAKREVLPDPVYGSTLVTKFINTVMKEGKRSTAESILYRAFDIIKEKTGDDPVKVFKKAVDNVKPALEVKSRRVGGSNYQVPIEVNPTRRLSLSIRWLVLYSRTRGDGKTMHEKLANEFMDAANLRGGAVKKKEDTHRMAEANKAFAHYRW
- the fusA gene encoding elongation factor G, with amino-acid sequence MPRLVSLDRTRNIGIMAHIDAGKTTTTERILFYTGITYKLGEVHDGTAVMDWMEQEQERGITITSAATTCMWRDNRINIIDTPGHVDFTAEVERSLRVLDGAVAVFDAVSGVEPQSETVWRQADKYRVPRICFVNKMDRVGADFAETLSQIRKKLGANPVAIQLPIGAESNFTGVIDLVRMKAIRYMDETLGADYVVEDIPAEHQALAHEYREHLIEKVSEVNDAILEKYLHGIEITEDEIKAVLRKRTIESVRNEKAPFVPVICGSAFKNKGVQPLLDAVVDYLPSPLDIPPMIGLVPDKGEEQTERPADDKAPFAALAFKIMTDPFVGQLAFIRVYSGVLQSGGSVYNTTKGKTERIGRLLKMHANKREEIKEVYAGDIAAAVGLRSVTTGDTICDEKRPVLLEAMDFPEPVISLAIEPKTKADQEKLGMGLGKLQAEDPTFRVRTDQETGQVIIAGMGELHLEIIVDRLKREFNVEASVGRPQVAYKETLTMAAQGEGRYIRQTGGHGQYGHAKIRLVPRKPGEGFEFENVISGGTIPREYIKPIEEGIREAMTGGVLAGYPVDDVGVELYDGSYHDVDSSEMAFKIAGSMAFKDAAKRANPVLLEPVMRVEVVVPEEYMGDVMGDINSRRGKIQAMEARGGTQIVRARVPLSEMFGYATDLRSRTQGRATYSMHFERYEQAPQTVSEEVVARISGR
- the rpsL gene encoding 30S ribosomal protein S12, translating into MPTISQLVRKGRDQIVFKTKSPALQDNPQKRGVCVRVFTQTPKKPNSALRKVARVRLTNGIEVTTYIPGVGHNLQEHSLVLIRGGRVKDLPGVRYHVIRGTLDAVGVQGRKQGRSTYGAKRPKQ
- a CDS encoding protein phosphatase 2C domain-containing protein, with product MVSFAAKSHPGRVRAGNEDALIADAGLALFAVADGLGGHQGGEVASKITVDTITEFVISSRHDSTITWPYGFNPDISFEGNQLRNAVLLANRQIRHGAEREPAHAGMGSTVIAVAVVEGRASFVAVGDSRLYRWRQGTLTQLSEDDTWVAAMVRAGAAAESVRHHQLRHMLTKALGSVAGLEARAHDVPLDVGDLLLLCSDGLYGPLGDDGIARVFGAPAADLEATASALVDAANAAGGPDNVTVVLVRPGI
- a CDS encoding response regulator, yielding MKILLVDDSTTIRMMLRRALAGLQQTDIAEAQNGLEALAEIGRRRFDLAILDINMPVMDGLETLEAIRASPLHAGLPVVVLTSEKSEGIVRRLVEMGIADYLSKPLSQDRLSDRLSHIISRLTQSAAPSPTLRAAEHGQRVLVVEHDPDRRHFLVNVLAQHFKVVETDSGAGALQLMLGQAAPVVDVVLMGEQIGLPPAELFISKMKTVPPLSRARVVACRRKAGAQGSPSPDLVDAMVDWTYVPEVFLAAFERAVTGVDTPLAGMPSFRASLERDAVCATEQLFGLMLSSEVALVPPGGTPRCPWPGRGLHARLDLVAPGTASFAVLFRADDVSAAAITAQLIGVTPEEVDESDVKATAAEFANIIAGRLRNRLIEAGMSTQMQLPTTWTGATTDGFPASDVATLTFNSTRPPASFELLLCVGCAGTIQVRDAA